The following proteins are encoded in a genomic region of Rhodanobacteraceae bacterium:
- a CDS encoding nuclear transport factor 2 family protein, protein MKWSLMTAMVCMLAACASTPDARGIPTVASLIEAETGFARSMADRDLKSFAAFIDEDAVFINGGKPLRGKAEILAHWEKYFADAQAPFSWAPVLAEVSASNGLGYTEGPVHAPDGTTIVTFSSTWRHTVDGWRVIFDNGHAVCDCSPAP, encoded by the coding sequence GTGAAATGGTCCCTGATGACGGCAATGGTCTGCATGCTCGCCGCCTGCGCGAGCACACCCGATGCGCGTGGCATCCCGACGGTCGCCAGCCTGATCGAGGCCGAAACCGGATTCGCGCGGTCGATGGCGGATCGCGATCTCAAGTCGTTTGCCGCGTTCATCGACGAGGACGCCGTGTTCATCAACGGCGGCAAGCCGCTGCGCGGCAAGGCGGAGATCCTGGCGCACTGGGAGAAGTACTTTGCCGATGCGCAGGCCCCTTTCAGTTGGGCGCCGGTGCTGGCGGAGGTCAGTGCGAGCAATGGCCTCGGTTACACGGAAGGGCCTGTCCATGCGCCGGACGGAACCACCATCGTCACCTTCTCCTCCACCTGGCGGCATACCGTGGATGGCTGGCGGGTGATTTTCGACAACGGACACGCGGTCTGCGACTGCAGCCCTGCGCCTTGA
- a CDS encoding trypsin-like peptidase domain-containing protein codes for MANDPVHSLEDIERLGVYQVYTGTGTGSGFLIDQTHLLTNCHVVQPYREVAIEMRDKSRIIGRVRRVHPHRDLAIVELSRAVDGEVLALSDGEQLRTKQPVHILGFPVGLPLSLTEGVISHVRQLLDEQYFLQTDAAINPGNSGGPMLDDQRRIIAVTTCKLNAADAVGFGIPVADVRQFIDEFRAQQVDFGVQCPTCQELIDRAVRYCPSCGSDLETHHDFGEYFETPELHPLSAFVESALAASNIDPVLARHGSHNWSFHVGSAPVKIWACCSEHLNFSSPMAQTPGKGLDELFRYLLSAEHAPYAFDLVGSTVRLNLVVHISDVFAPSEHAHLVERVRGFIAKADATDNLLIREYGCQPAPETQMDVLKGEHGGEG; via the coding sequence ATGGCGAATGATCCGGTCCACTCGCTCGAGGACATCGAGCGCCTCGGCGTCTACCAGGTCTACACCGGCACCGGCACCGGCTCGGGCTTCCTGATCGACCAGACGCATTTGCTGACCAACTGCCACGTGGTCCAGCCCTATCGCGAAGTCGCCATCGAGATGCGCGACAAGAGCCGCATCATCGGCCGCGTGCGCCGGGTGCACCCGCACCGCGACCTGGCCATCGTCGAGCTGTCGCGCGCGGTGGACGGCGAGGTGCTGGCGCTGAGCGATGGCGAGCAGCTGCGCACCAAGCAGCCGGTGCACATCCTCGGTTTCCCGGTCGGCCTGCCGCTGTCGCTGACCGAGGGCGTGATCTCGCATGTGCGCCAGTTGCTGGACGAACAGTACTTCCTGCAGACGGATGCAGCGATCAACCCCGGCAACTCCGGCGGCCCGATGCTGGACGACCAGCGCCGGATCATCGCGGTCACCACCTGCAAGCTCAACGCGGCGGACGCCGTGGGCTTCGGCATTCCGGTGGCCGATGTGCGCCAGTTCATCGACGAGTTTCGCGCGCAGCAGGTGGATTTCGGCGTGCAGTGCCCCACCTGCCAGGAACTGATCGACCGCGCGGTGCGCTACTGCCCGAGTTGCGGCTCGGACCTGGAGACCCACCACGATTTCGGCGAGTACTTCGAGACCCCCGAGCTGCACCCGCTGAGCGCCTTCGTGGAAAGCGCGCTGGCCGCGTCGAACATCGACCCGGTGCTCGCTCGCCACGGCAGCCACAACTGGTCCTTCCACGTGGGCAGCGCGCCGGTGAAGATCTGGGCCTGCTGCTCGGAGCACCTGAACTTCTCCTCGCCGATGGCGCAGACCCCCGGCAAGGGCCTGGACGAGCTGTTCCGTTACCTGCTCAGCGCCGAACACGCGCCGTATGCCTTCGACCTTGTTGGCAGCACCGTGCGCCTGAACCTGGTGGTGCACATCTCGGACGTCTTCGCGCCCAGCGAGCACGCGCACCTGGTCGAGCGCGTGCGTGGCTTCATCGCCAAGGCGGATGCCACGGACAACCTGCTGATCCGCGAATACGGTTGCCAGCCGGCGCCCGAGACCCAGATGGACGTGCTCAAGGGGGAGCACGGGGGCGAAGGGTAA
- a CDS encoding amidohydrolase family protein, translating into MSHRIDPEGLRLPIKLDTTSNGEFAPVPLEPVHRQANRQALEDATRNARRLGVDRRSFLVSLTGAATTLLAMNRAYAQAGKSGGCYALPDAAALEEAAANEVLAGKEFIFDVQGHFVNPTGTWTATVPPKVKPLSFADTEGCAAAALPGRLDHLQCLGPDAFIRDVFTDSDTDLCVLSFVPSTREAEPLTIAEAAATAAIVEQLEGTHRLFLHGRVNPNQAGDLEAIEEIACQYRLSAFKTYTQWGPDGKGYFLDDDVGLAMIEKARDHGVRNIAVHKGLPFGKQSYEHSTCVDVGRAAKRHPEMNFLIYHSGFVTEKGEGAYDPLRADGVDQLISSVRAAGLGAGSNVYAELGSTWRFLMRDPDAAAHTLGKLLVHLGADNILWGTDSIWYGSPQDQIQAFRSFQISPEFRERYGYPEITPQIRAKIFGLNALRVYQVDSAVLRQHLAHDRVQRQRSERMNAPDPAFLTYGPKTRREFLRLKALGGS; encoded by the coding sequence ATGTCTCATCGCATCGATCCCGAAGGCCTGCGCCTGCCAATCAAGCTCGACACCACCAGCAACGGCGAGTTCGCGCCGGTACCGCTGGAGCCGGTGCACCGCCAGGCTAATCGCCAGGCGCTGGAAGACGCCACCCGCAACGCTCGGCGCCTGGGGGTGGACCGGCGCAGTTTCCTGGTCAGCCTCACCGGCGCGGCCACCACGCTGCTGGCGATGAACCGCGCCTATGCCCAGGCGGGCAAGTCCGGCGGCTGCTACGCGCTGCCGGATGCGGCGGCGCTGGAAGAGGCCGCGGCGAACGAGGTGCTGGCCGGCAAGGAGTTCATCTTCGACGTGCAGGGCCATTTCGTGAACCCCACCGGCACATGGACTGCGACGGTGCCGCCCAAGGTCAAGCCGCTGAGTTTTGCCGACACCGAAGGTTGCGCCGCAGCCGCGTTGCCGGGGCGGCTGGACCATCTGCAGTGCCTCGGCCCGGATGCCTTCATCCGCGACGTGTTCACCGATTCGGACACGGATTTGTGCGTGCTGAGCTTCGTGCCCTCCACCCGCGAGGCCGAGCCGCTGACCATCGCCGAGGCCGCCGCCACCGCGGCCATCGTGGAGCAACTCGAAGGCACCCACCGGCTGTTCCTGCACGGCCGGGTCAACCCCAACCAGGCGGGTGACCTGGAAGCCATCGAGGAGATCGCCTGCCAGTACCGCCTGAGCGCGTTCAAGACCTACACCCAGTGGGGCCCGGACGGGAAGGGCTACTTCCTGGACGATGACGTGGGCCTGGCGATGATCGAGAAAGCGCGCGACCACGGGGTGCGCAACATCGCGGTGCACAAGGGGCTGCCCTTCGGCAAGCAGTCCTACGAGCACAGCACCTGCGTGGATGTGGGCCGCGCGGCCAAGCGCCACCCCGAGATGAACTTCCTGATCTACCACTCCGGTTTCGTCACCGAGAAAGGCGAGGGCGCCTACGATCCTCTGCGCGCGGACGGCGTCGACCAGTTGATCAGCTCGGTGCGCGCGGCGGGCCTGGGGGCCGGCAGCAATGTCTACGCCGAACTCGGCTCCACCTGGCGCTTCCTGATGCGCGATCCGGACGCCGCCGCCCACACGCTCGGCAAGCTGCTGGTGCACCTGGGCGCAGACAACATCCTTTGGGGTACCGACTCGATCTGGTACGGCAGCCCGCAGGACCAGATCCAGGCCTTCCGCAGCTTCCAGATCTCGCCCGAGTTCCGCGAGCGCTACGGCTACCCCGAGATCACCCCGCAGATCCGTGCCAAGATCTTCGGCCTCAACGCGTTGCGCGTGTACCAGGTGGACAGCGCGGTGCTGCGCCAGCACCTCGCGCACGACCGCGTCCAGCGCCAGCGCAGCGAACGCATGAACGCGCCCGATCCTGCCTTCCTCACCTACGGCCCGAAGACCCGGCGCGAGTTCCTCAGGCTGAAGGCGCTGGGTGGGTCGTGA
- a CDS encoding cold shock domain-containing protein yields MRIHGTLTKWNDERGFGFISQGSREIFVHISAFPRDGVRPTLNELVSFETESGPGGKIRAVRVMRPAGARESAAPRRLRGNHAPRRRSAGGLAFLILATLGIFAYARFHDQFRPSPFTGTPQPRAGALLEQPSQFRCDGRTQCPQMRSCAEAEFFLANCPNTKMDGDGDGRPCEQQWCNY; encoded by the coding sequence ATGAGAATTCACGGCACGCTGACCAAATGGAACGATGAGCGCGGTTTCGGGTTCATTTCCCAGGGTTCCCGCGAGATCTTCGTCCACATTTCCGCGTTTCCGCGCGATGGTGTGCGTCCCACGCTCAATGAGCTGGTGTCGTTTGAAACTGAATCGGGCCCAGGTGGAAAAATACGTGCTGTCAGGGTGATGCGTCCCGCCGGCGCAAGAGAATCGGCTGCGCCCCGGCGGCTGCGGGGTAATCATGCGCCGCGGCGCCGCTCTGCTGGTGGATTGGCGTTCTTGATTCTGGCCACGCTTGGCATCTTTGCCTATGCACGATTTCACGATCAATTCCGCCCGTCGCCGTTCACGGGTACGCCACAGCCGCGCGCTGGCGCTCTGTTGGAACAACCCAGCCAGTTCCGGTGTGATGGCCGGACGCAATGCCCGCAGATGCGGTCATGCGCAGAAGCCGAGTTTTTCCTTGCCAACTGCCCCAATACCAAAATGGATGGAGACGGTGATGGAAGACCATGCGAGCAACAATGGTGCAACTACTGA
- a CDS encoding S8 family serine peptidase: MQLHGPPRAEDLDTLRAAGVRPVHYLAPFSYIVWATAAQLEGLRGRSASIRWTGALLPAQRVPPQSRGLDPAPVRTMGLIDAASADSVIAALVASGAQRIQQHAFTPDLRLLELDLAGAALLSAAGTPGVYTLQRIATDGGPRSEMSNQAIVGNYNGSQIVFPGYQAWLGPTGLTGAGVVVAIVDGGIRTTHVDLAAAMVPCTGTNGSCVAFNDNHGSHVAGAVAGRGSSGALDAGGFLRGQGVAPGASLVQQRYGPFLGAGAGGMVANGMLSIYKDSVASGAQLANNSWGPASTPQGYDIPTMQVDMIVRDGDASVPGNQPILTVWSIMNGNGDRLAGECAPSSLGSPDEAKNLFAVGSTRLLSGSTQAGALFDVSANSAHGPACDGRIVPHIVAPGCSTDSTLGNGDSSFGPLCGTSMASPLLAGASALYWERYRNIHRQEPSPALIKAVFSAVATNLTGRLDADGGVMPQRPNRFSGWGRIDLDAVLNPGVDVWLHDQETVLANSGDDFSVSLEVDDPQKPVRVMLAWTDAPGPGTGGSTPSWTNDLDLSAQVGTTIWRGNVIDAASGYSAEGGSADSKNNLEGVFLSPEQHAGGSVQLRVLAATIAADALSPYVPVTPRQDFALVCYNCRAPVDALFDDGFESVPDGLFADGFE, translated from the coding sequence GTGCAGCTGCATGGCCCGCCACGAGCGGAAGACCTGGACACACTGCGCGCCGCTGGGGTGCGCCCGGTGCACTATCTTGCGCCGTTCAGCTACATCGTATGGGCGACGGCAGCGCAGCTCGAAGGCCTGCGCGGGCGCAGCGCCAGCATCCGCTGGACCGGCGCGCTGCTGCCTGCGCAGCGGGTGCCGCCACAGAGCCGCGGACTGGATCCAGCGCCGGTGCGGACGATGGGCCTGATCGATGCCGCCAGCGCGGACTCGGTGATTGCCGCACTCGTCGCCAGTGGCGCGCAGCGTATCCAGCAGCATGCGTTCACTCCGGACCTGCGCTTGCTGGAACTGGACCTGGCGGGTGCCGCGCTGCTCAGCGCGGCCGGCACGCCCGGCGTCTACACCCTGCAGCGGATTGCCACCGATGGCGGTCCGCGCAGCGAGATGAGCAACCAGGCGATCGTCGGCAACTACAACGGCAGCCAGATCGTGTTTCCCGGCTACCAGGCCTGGCTGGGACCCACCGGACTGACCGGCGCAGGTGTGGTTGTCGCGATTGTCGATGGCGGGATCCGCACCACGCATGTGGATCTTGCCGCGGCGATGGTGCCGTGTACCGGCACCAACGGGAGCTGCGTCGCCTTCAATGACAACCATGGCAGCCACGTGGCTGGCGCGGTGGCAGGCCGCGGCAGCTCCGGGGCGCTGGATGCTGGCGGTTTCCTGCGCGGTCAGGGCGTGGCGCCTGGCGCCAGCCTGGTGCAGCAGCGCTACGGACCCTTCCTCGGCGCTGGCGCGGGCGGCATGGTTGCCAACGGCATGTTGAGCATCTACAAGGACTCGGTGGCGAGCGGCGCGCAACTCGCAAACAACTCCTGGGGGCCGGCCAGCACGCCGCAGGGTTACGACATACCGACCATGCAGGTCGACATGATCGTGCGCGATGGCGATGCCAGCGTCCCGGGCAATCAGCCGATCCTGACGGTCTGGTCGATCATGAACGGCAATGGCGACCGCCTCGCGGGGGAGTGCGCGCCGAGTTCGCTGGGCTCTCCGGACGAAGCGAAAAACCTGTTCGCGGTCGGCTCCACTCGGCTGCTGAGCGGCAGCACGCAGGCCGGCGCCCTGTTCGATGTGTCCGCCAACAGTGCGCACGGCCCAGCTTGTGACGGCCGCATCGTGCCCCACATCGTGGCGCCGGGTTGTTCCACCGACAGCACCCTGGGCAACGGCGACAGCTCCTTCGGACCGCTTTGCGGCACCAGCATGGCCTCGCCGCTTTTGGCCGGGGCGAGCGCGCTGTACTGGGAGCGATACCGCAACATCCATCGCCAGGAGCCGAGCCCGGCCCTGATCAAGGCGGTCTTCTCCGCGGTGGCGACCAACCTGACCGGACGCCTGGACGCGGACGGCGGCGTGATGCCACAGCGTCCCAATCGTTTCTCGGGCTGGGGTCGAATCGACCTGGATGCGGTGCTGAACCCTGGCGTCGATGTGTGGCTGCACGACCAAGAGACGGTGCTCGCCAACAGCGGCGACGATTTCAGCGTGAGCCTCGAAGTGGACGATCCACAGAAGCCGGTACGCGTCATGCTGGCCTGGACCGATGCTCCCGGCCCCGGCACCGGCGGCAGCACACCATCCTGGACCAACGATCTGGACTTGAGCGCACAGGTGGGCACGACCATCTGGCGCGGCAATGTGATCGACGCGGCCAGCGGATACTCGGCCGAGGGCGGCAGCGCCGACAGCAAGAACAACCTCGAAGGCGTTTTCCTCAGCCCGGAGCAACACGCGGGCGGCAGCGTCCAACTGCGGGTGCTCGCAGCGACCATCGCCGCCGACGCACTCAGCCCCTACGTTCCCGTCACCCCGCGCCAGGACTTCGCGCTGGTCTGTTACAACTGCCGCGCACCCGTGGATGCGCTGTTCGACGACGGTTTCGAGAGCGTTCCCGACGGGTTGTTCGCGGACGGTTTCGAGTAG
- a CDS encoding GNAT family N-acetyltransferase gives MPTYEICCDSSRFDIPAIHAFLTTSYWSPGIPLSVVERAIRHSLCFGAFAGDLQIGFARVVTDRATFGYLADVYVLPEHRGRGVSRRIMDAVAAHPELQGLRRFMLATRDAHALYAKYGFQPLSAPDRLMEVLKPNVYAQGTAG, from the coding sequence ATGCCGACCTACGAGATTTGCTGCGATTCATCGCGCTTCGACATTCCGGCCATTCACGCTTTCCTGACCACCAGCTATTGGTCCCCCGGGATCCCGCTGTCGGTGGTCGAGCGGGCCATCCGCCATTCGCTGTGCTTCGGCGCGTTTGCCGGAGACCTGCAGATCGGCTTTGCGCGGGTGGTCACGGACCGCGCCACCTTCGGCTACCTGGCCGATGTCTATGTCCTGCCGGAGCACCGCGGCCGCGGCGTCTCGCGCCGGATCATGGACGCGGTGGCTGCACATCCGGAGCTCCAGGGCCTGCGGCGATTCATGCTCGCCACGCGGGACGCGCATGCGCTCTATGCGAAGTACGGTTTCCAGCCCCTGTCAGCACCGGATCGGCTGATGGAAGTGCTGAAGCCAAACGTCTACGCCCAGGGCACCGCAGGGTGA
- a CDS encoding diguanylate cyclase, giving the protein MRSAVTWRLMGLLLSCLLAWPCGADTVFVGKPPIEHFDINLPVYPQHFAIVRADDGMVYVGSTDGVLIFDGERWSLLRTNGQLARTLMADGNRVYVGGYESYGYIDRDANGQATYVELATARPAGSAVDGFGDIWHVVRTRDGLHFVALYDAFTFDPATGAQRHVSHAGRFGAVGQCGDDTWLQFRDEGFRRWRDGDWQALAHTAALRDLVSLLIPDRPGTCLALGAVTGAFRVSGDGIETLALPEGLPQASIHRGARLPDGSLAFSTAIGEVYVLGADLRSLLGFAVHPGFLTDIAYRDGEVLVAATSAVYRFPWPSAFTTLGSMDPGRPSFNGARESADGIALFSDSDVWRLATDAGATSLRPSGLATTATYDWLPAQRGPALLAESHALVQMNPARQVIDPALYPRVLQADRFRDDRVFVGTEHGLRQVRLDEGWQLQPLAEQRNRQVTSIAQTDQDSVWAGTADQGVWRFDLDQAGNLGGGQRVPLPDAGDGYAFVHQEAGQLIASTGESVHRWDGSAFEADPRFAPLLAMRTRSEALGLEIEPGSGRHWAYTSTELFVDDGEWRRIPFRHPEIGPIIDVEPIAPGTLLIVGSDGVMQYQDAVRPVAQSDARLRMTTARLIDARGSEHPLPLSPGERVVLAPDDLGVRFEFALSGLRRPGSTVYRGRLLPYEPEFSGWSASAGYTYTRLRPGQYALEIEARDELGNVFGAERYGIEFSAKWHERPWVRVTLAAALVLSIVALGWLLYLRRTRVLRRLVEARTHELALANSQLEAMAHHDALTQLPNRRRFDEYLDAVWTTCELQQRPLALLVIDVDHFKAYNDRHGHAAGDALLRSLAQVLRGTLRRSEDLVARYGGEEFVVVMPGADLAAASATAEQLRQAVSRSDLQVTVSVGVASQLPGNGLTRASLFERADKALYEAKQRGRDRVVSG; this is encoded by the coding sequence ATGCGGTCGGCCGTGACCTGGCGCCTGATGGGACTGCTCCTGTCCTGCCTGCTGGCATGGCCATGCGGCGCGGACACGGTGTTCGTGGGCAAACCACCGATCGAGCACTTCGACATCAACCTACCAGTGTATCCGCAGCATTTCGCGATCGTCCGCGCCGATGACGGCATGGTCTACGTGGGCAGCACCGACGGGGTACTCATCTTCGACGGCGAGCGCTGGTCGCTGCTGCGCACCAACGGGCAGCTGGCGCGCACCCTCATGGCGGATGGCAACCGGGTCTATGTCGGTGGCTACGAAAGCTACGGCTACATCGACCGCGATGCGAATGGACAGGCGACATACGTGGAATTGGCGACCGCGCGTCCCGCGGGGTCGGCGGTCGATGGATTCGGCGACATCTGGCACGTGGTGCGCACGCGGGACGGCTTGCACTTCGTGGCCCTGTACGACGCGTTCACCTTCGATCCCGCCACTGGAGCGCAACGGCATGTCAGCCACGCCGGGCGATTCGGCGCGGTGGGCCAGTGCGGCGACGACACCTGGCTGCAGTTCCGCGACGAAGGCTTTCGCCGCTGGCGCGATGGCGACTGGCAAGCACTGGCACATACCGCGGCCTTGCGCGACCTGGTTTCCCTTCTGATTCCGGACCGGCCAGGCACGTGCCTGGCCTTGGGCGCGGTGACCGGTGCGTTCCGGGTCAGTGGCGACGGCATTGAGACCCTGGCGCTGCCCGAGGGGCTGCCGCAGGCGTCGATCCATCGTGGGGCGCGGCTGCCCGACGGTTCCCTGGCTTTTTCCACCGCCATTGGCGAGGTCTACGTCCTCGGCGCGGACCTGCGCAGCCTGCTCGGCTTCGCGGTGCATCCGGGGTTCCTGACCGACATCGCCTACCGCGACGGCGAAGTGCTGGTCGCGGCCACCAGTGCGGTCTACCGCTTTCCCTGGCCAAGCGCGTTCACAACGCTGGGTTCGATGGATCCGGGCCGCCCCTCGTTCAACGGCGCGCGCGAATCGGCCGACGGCATTGCCTTGTTCAGCGATTCGGACGTCTGGCGACTCGCGACGGACGCTGGCGCGACGTCTCTGAGACCTTCGGGTCTCGCCACAACCGCCACCTACGACTGGTTGCCCGCACAACGCGGGCCGGCGCTGCTCGCCGAGAGCCATGCCCTGGTCCAGATGAATCCCGCGCGCCAGGTGATCGACCCCGCCCTCTACCCGCGCGTCCTCCAGGCGGACCGCTTCCGCGATGATCGCGTGTTCGTCGGCACCGAGCATGGACTGAGGCAAGTGCGCCTGGATGAGGGATGGCAGCTCCAGCCACTCGCGGAGCAGCGCAACCGGCAGGTGACCAGCATCGCCCAGACCGATCAGGACAGCGTCTGGGCCGGCACCGCGGACCAAGGCGTGTGGCGTTTCGACCTCGATCAGGCAGGCAATCTCGGCGGGGGCCAGCGCGTGCCGCTGCCGGACGCCGGCGATGGCTACGCATTCGTGCACCAGGAGGCCGGGCAACTGATCGCCAGCACCGGCGAGTCGGTGCATCGCTGGGATGGCAGCGCTTTCGAAGCAGATCCGCGATTCGCCCCCCTGCTGGCCATGCGCACACGGTCCGAGGCACTGGGTCTGGAAATCGAGCCGGGCTCGGGGCGGCACTGGGCCTACACCAGCACCGAGTTGTTCGTCGATGACGGCGAGTGGCGGCGCATCCCCTTCCGCCACCCCGAGATCGGCCCGATCATCGACGTGGAACCGATTGCGCCCGGCACCCTGCTGATCGTCGGAAGCGATGGCGTCATGCAATACCAGGATGCCGTCCGCCCCGTGGCGCAATCGGATGCCAGGCTGCGCATGACCACCGCCCGCCTGATCGACGCGCGGGGCAGCGAACACCCCTTGCCGCTGTCCCCGGGAGAGCGCGTGGTGCTGGCGCCGGATGACCTGGGCGTGCGCTTCGAGTTCGCGCTGTCAGGCCTGCGGCGACCCGGCAGCACGGTCTACCGCGGGCGCCTGCTGCCCTACGAGCCGGAATTCTCCGGCTGGTCCGCGAGCGCGGGCTACACCTACACGCGCCTGCGACCGGGCCAGTACGCGCTGGAGATCGAGGCACGCGACGAACTCGGGAATGTGTTCGGCGCGGAGCGTTATGGCATCGAGTTCTCGGCGAAGTGGCATGAACGCCCGTGGGTGCGCGTGACGCTGGCCGCGGCTCTGGTGCTTTCCATCGTCGCCCTCGGCTGGTTGCTCTACCTGCGGCGCACGCGCGTGCTGCGGCGCCTGGTCGAGGCGCGCACCCATGAGCTGGCACTGGCCAACAGCCAACTGGAGGCGATGGCCCACCACGACGCGCTGACGCAGTTGCCCAACCGGCGCCGCTTCGACGAATACCTGGACGCAGTCTGGACCACGTGCGAACTGCAGCAACGGCCGCTCGCGCTGCTGGTCATCGATGTCGATCACTTCAAGGCCTACAACGATCGTCATGGCCATGCCGCCGGCGATGCGCTGCTGCGGTCGCTGGCGCAGGTACTGCGCGGCACCCTGCGCCGCAGCGAAGACCTGGTCGCCCGCTACGGCGGCGAGGAGTTCGTGGTGGTGATGCCGGGCGCCGACCTGGCCGCGGCATCAGCCACCGCCGAACAGCTCAGGCAGGCGGTCAGCCGGTCCGATCTGCAGGTGACCGTGTCGGTGGGTGTCGCCAGCCAGCTACCAGGCAACGGCCTCACCCGCGCCAGCCTCTTCGAACGCGCCGACAAGGCCTTGTACGAAGCCAAGCAGCGCGGGCGGGATCGCGTGGTGAGCGGGTGA